A portion of the Lampris incognitus isolate fLamInc1 chromosome 9, fLamInc1.hap2, whole genome shotgun sequence genome contains these proteins:
- the LOC130118031 gene encoding cytochrome c oxidase subunit 6B1 yields MADLIEEKIKNYRTAPFDARFPNTNQTRNCFQNYLDYHRCNKALSEKGQDESPCQWYQRVYKSLCPMSWVSKWDDQIEAGSFPGKI; encoded by the exons ATGGCTGACCTTATTGAGGAGAAGATCAAGAACTACAGGACTGCTCCCTTTGATGCCCGGTTCCCAAACACAAACCAGACCCGCAACTGCTTCCAGAACTACCTGG ACTACCACAGGTGCAACAAGGCCCTCTCGGAAAAAGGCCAAGATGAGAGTCCTTGTCAGTGGTACCAGAGGGTATACAAGAGCCTCTGCCCAATGAGCTGG GTTTCCAAGTGGGACGATCAGATCGAGGCAGGAAGTTTCCCTGGGAAGATCTGA